One genomic region from Pseudomonadota bacterium encodes:
- a CDS encoding carboxymuconolactone decarboxylase family protein, producing the protein MAKLPDPTILPLSPDLQETYNELVSKRGHIYDLYRSLLNHPEIAKHIGDLGSFLRFGAGVLPGSVRELVILLVARRIGAAYEWVMHVREAIKEGIPKNVIEAIRTGKEPHDLDRIQQLALAAVQYVLNRQPIPQSIQDELIKTVGLKGVVELVVLCGFYQMIATVIFAFDVPLPDGETYPF; encoded by the coding sequence ATGGCAAAACTTCCAGACCCCACAATATTACCGCTTTCCCCTGACTTACAGGAAACCTATAACGAACTGGTCTCAAAAAGAGGCCACATTTATGATCTTTATCGGAGCTTGCTTAATCATCCTGAAATTGCCAAACATATAGGCGATCTCGGCAGTTTTTTACGCTTTGGTGCAGGGGTGTTACCGGGTTCTGTACGGGAACTCGTAATTCTTTTAGTAGCCCGCAGGATTGGTGCTGCATATGAGTGGGTTATGCATGTTCGGGAGGCCATAAAGGAAGGCATTCCTAAAAACGTGATTGAGGCGATCCGGACAGGCAAAGAACCACACGACTTAGATCGGATACAGCAGTTAGCGTTGGCTGCCGTCCAATACGTTCTCAACCGTCAGCCTATTCCTCAAAGCATCCAGGATGAGCTTATCAAGACAGTAGGGTTGAAAGGTGTTGTTGAACTGGTTGTACTATGCGGCTTCTACCAGATGATAGCAACTGTGATCTTTGCCTTCGATGTACCGTTACCTGATGGCGAAACGTATCCGTTTTAA